The window AGTTATAAATATGGGAAAGTGAgtgtttattttattaaaaataaaatgagaaaTGATTAACCATTGcttataaatgaaaaacatGAAAGGGGCCCGACTACTTTTATGGAATGGATAGGACTCAGTTAGACTACCGACGTTTTGtcctatattttttgatattataacttagaatactgtataattatatatttctcaAAATTATAGCGTATAACATTTGCACGTTCCATATAGGCCACTCCTTTCCTTGGGACAATAATTGGCAATGTCAAGTGATAAAACTTAATGCAGAGTGTGTGAatgtttatgtgtatatatactgcTTTATCAATGTAAGAGAAGAAAGAACTCTTTATATTGATACTTGTCAAAGCTTGTTGTTTTTGATACATGAGAGGAACTGATTTATAGAGTACAAAGCGTGTGAAAGAATCTGTTCTTTATTGAATAATGCTAGTGAACTACCCAACTACTTACTTGCTGGACTGCTACTGCTATTTACTATGGTTAGACTTTGTGTACCAAGAAAACAGCTAAGAGCTTAATATATTTAACACCCCCCCTTCAAACTGAAGTTGGTCCAAAAATCAACTTGAGTTTGTTAACTAAATCACGAAATTTACCGGGGGAATGAGATTTTGTGACAATATTTGCAGTATTGTCAGCACTCGAGACACTGTGTAGTCAAACTGTGCCTTTTGCAACTTGTTGACGAGTGAAATGACAGTCGATCTCGATATGTTTAGTACGTTCATGAAAAACATCATTGTGAGCAATGTCTATCGCACTTTTGCTATCACAATAGATAGAAGTGGCTGGAGAATGAGTTACACTCATATCTTCAAGTAAACATCGTAGCCAAATCAATTCCTGTGTGGTGTCGGCAAGAGCTCGATATTCCGATTCGGCAGTTGACTTAGAAGCTGGTGATTGTTTCTTACTACGCCAAGAGATAAGAGAATCAccaagaaagaaacaaaaaccTGTCGTGGGACATCTGGTAGATGGATTACCACCCCAGTCAGCATATGAATAGGCATGTAATTCAAGTGAAGAGTTGTATGGATAATGTAGTCCATAAAATATGGTGCCTTTGACATAGCGAAGTATGTGAATAACAGCTGTGAAGTGGGAGGTACGAGGAGCTGCCATAAATTGACTAACAATATGAACAACATGAGCAATATCTGGACGTGTGACAGTGAGATAACTAAACTCCCAACCAACTGGCGATACAGTGTTGGATTGGGAAGTAATTCACCATCTTCAACTACCGATGTTCCCTTAACAGAAGTTCAGTCTGAGGATTCTGACATTGAGCCCTCCACACAACCATCTCCTTCAGACGAGCATGTCCATCGCTCTACCCGAGTAAGAAAATCTTTTGTTCGACTTACTGATTATCATGTTTATTCTGCTATACAATCATTACATGAGCCTCAAACATATAGAGAGGCGAGTGTTAACCCTCTTTGGCAGAAAGCAATGGAAGAAGAACTTCATGCATTAGACAAAACTCATACTTGGGATTTGGTAACTTTGCCTCCTCGTAAAACAGCTATAAGTTGCTGATGGAtctacaaaattaaaacaaaatctgataGCTCTATTGATAGATATAAAGCTCGTCTAGTTGCTAGAGGCTTTACACAAGAGTATGGCATTGATTACGAAGAaacatttgcaccagttgctCGTCTCACATTTGTTCGAAGTTTACTAGCTGTTGGAGCTTCAAAACACTGGGATAtgtggcaaatggatgtcaaaaatGCCTTTCTCAATGGAGACCTACATGAGGAAGTATATCTTAAACCTCCTCCAGGTTTTTCTCACTCTCCAGATCAAGTGTTCAAGATTAACAAGGCTCTTTATGGTTTTAAACAAGCACCCCGAGCTTGGTTtgaaaaattcaacaaaatagTTTAGCAACTGGGATTTTCTTCAAGTCTATATGAatgtttatgtgtatatatgctGCTTAATCAATGTAAGAGAAGAAGAACGCTTGTATTGATACTTGTCAAAGCTTGTTAAAGTTTTTTGTGTTTGATACATGAGAGGAACTGATTCATAGAGTATAAAGCGTGTGAGAGAATCTGTTCCTTATTGaataatactactccctccgtcccattttaactgcttttgacttttttacacgtattttaaagtggtaaaaaaatcacatctaaacatatttatttttcataaaatttatatcaaataaaagtttagaatctaaacttttatttgatataagaattgaacttttttattgagtgtatatattattttttttcatctcaatatacgtgttaaaaagtcaaacatcagttataatgggacagagggagtagtgaACTACCCAACTACTTACTTGCTTGACTACTACTGCTATTTATTATGGTTAGACCTTGTGTACCAAGAAAACAGCTAAGAGCTtaatatatttaacatcaaGTAAGCTGTCTGTTAACTCGTCAACAATAGCTTCCATGTCTGAAACTCTTGAATCAACAGTGTTCAAGCCAGTTCAAGAACTGGCCGTGGATTGCAATACACCGCCAGAAAGATACATCTATACGTGCAGTAATGAGGCCATCGGCGTTAATCCTCCAGTGCTAGATATTCCTGTCATTGATCTCAACTCTCTACAATCTTCCTCACCATCTGCAGATAGAGAACTAGAGAAACTCAGAGCTTCTGTAACTTCATGTGGCTGCTTTCAGGTTTCTGCTATTCTTTTATAAACAAACTGCACAAGTTTTCACCATCTTTTCTAATGTGGTTGGATTTCATTTTTCCATGCAGTTAATTGGTCATGGGATGACAAGTTCATTTCTTGACCAAGTGTCCAGCATTGGCAGAGACTTTTTTGCACTTCCGGTCAAGGAAAAGCTTAAGTGCCTGAGAACTGCTGAGAACACTCAAGGGTATGGGCATGATACAAAGTTTTCGGAAAATCAAGTTCTTGATTGGACGGATCGTCTGTATCTCATCACTAGTCCTGAAGATCAGATAAAGTTCCAGTCTTGGCCTGAATGTCCCGAAAGCTTTAGGTACTATGAATTATCTTATAAAAGAAACTATTCCAAGCATTGTATATTCCAAGCAATCAATCAGATCAATCAAAATTCTTATTCCACTTAATTTTACCGGATTTAGATTCAAATCAAATCGCATCCGTTAAATAatttaagtatttttttaaaaa of the Daucus carota subsp. sativus chromosome 4, DH1 v3.0, whole genome shotgun sequence genome contains:
- the LOC135152295 gene encoding uncharacterized mitochondrial protein AtMg00810-like, which gives rise to MAAPRTSHFTAVIHILRYVKGTIFYGLHYPYNSSLELHAYSYADWGGNPSTRCPTTGFCFFLGDSLISWRSKKQSPASKSTAESEYRALADTTQELIWLRCLLEDMSVTHSPATSIYCDSKSAIDIAHNDVFHERTKHIEIDCHFTRQQVAKGTV